The genomic segment CATCTGAGCAATGGTTCCCATGTTCATAGTGATAAGCAGTACTGTCGATCCCATGTTGGCTGCAGCGGCTGCAGCTTCACAGCCAGCATGTCCACCTCCAATAACTATTAGATCATATTTTTGAAGCATAATATTCCAAATTGTTCCACGTGAAACATCACGAAGAAATAGGGGGAAGCAAAGTTAGATAAAAATCTTCTTTCAACGTCATCTCCTTTTTATCTTTTGGTGATTTATCTTTGTATCCAAGAAGATGTAATGTGCTGTGAATAAGTACTCTGTGTAGCTCTGTGTCAAATGTTTGACTGAATGATTCTGCATTTTCTTTTACTCGATCTATACTGATGTATATATCACCAGATACTTCATTATCCTCACAGTAATCGAATGTAATTACATCTGTGAGTGTATCGTGGTTAAGGTGTTCCACATTAATTTTATGCAGGTCTTCATCCGTTGTAAAGATAAAGCTGATTTCACCCACTGTCTTATCGTAATCGGTAATGGCTTTTGTTAGCCATGTAACAATAGATTGTTCGTTGGATAGTACAAAAGAAATATTCTCCTCATGAAAGAAGATAGTAGAATCGTCCACAAAAAAGGGGATTAATTAGCTAGCAGTAGCTAATGCTGGTACGCTAAAAGAAATACTGATAGTTTTTCCTTCATCGATAAACTCAACCTCATCAGATAAATGTTTGATAAGGAAGATACCTCTGCCATACGGCTTTTCAAGATTTTCTGGTGAAGTAGGATCAGGTAGGTTTTCGTAATTAAAACCATTTCCTTCATCTGTTACTTTAAATAAAATATTGTCTTTAGAAGATTGGAACACCACAGTAACTTGTTTCGTAGGATCGGACTGATTTCCGTGTGCAATTGCGTTATTGACGGCTTCAGTTAAGGAAACAAGAATGTTTCCATAGTAATCTCGGTCAATATCGGATAGTTCACATACGTCGTCGATTAACTTTTCTACAAGTGTTATGTTCTCTAATTTTGAGGCGAATCGTAGCTCTTTCCTTTCCTCTATTTGCTCTTTATCAATCACTTCTTATAAATTTAATTGAAGACTGTTAAAGTAATCATTTACTTTGTTTTTATAAAACTTATTGAGCGAAGGAGGAATTGTTTTTAGCAGCTCTATTTCCTTCTCCTTCATATGATAATACTCCGTAAAGTCCGGTGGAGAAACTATCTCATCCAGACTTTGTGCCTCTTTTGACTCTCGTTTATGATCCCACTCTCTTTCTTTCTCCGCCTTTTCCGCCTCTAACAGTCGTGTAAAAATTTCTTGTTGTCTCTGTATTGTTTGTTGGTTAACAGAGCCGTGTACGATATCCTTCTCAGTTTGTTCCATTAATTGCTGTATTTTTTCCAAATCGCCTTTTCCGTTGCCTCCTTTTTTATCTCCGTCTTTGCCCTGTTTCTGTTGCATTTTTTGGAGTTCTCTTCGTATAGCTTCTTGTTTTGCAGCGAGTTGTACCAATTCTTTACTTTGCATCTTTCCATTCATACCTTTCTTAAGACGCTCATTTAATTGTTTTTGTAAAGCTTTCATTCCACCTATGCCTTCACCAGGTTTTTTGCCTTTTCCTGGCTTTCCGTGGCCCGGTTTGTTACAACTACCCGGTTTGTCGCATTGCTTATTACTTGGCTTTTTACAATCGCCTTTGCTCTTACCTTTCTTTTGTTGCTGCGCCATTTGTTTATTCAACTGATCTTTTGCTTCATCAAGTAGTAGAGCCAAGTTATTAATGGATGTCATGACTAACTGTTGGTGATAGCTTGATTGACTGATTTTATTGTCTAATAATTCCTGGATGCTCTTGTCAATGTTTTGATTCACTTCGGCCATTTCCTTTAGAATAATGGATTTTACCTCCGGTTGAGTTTTGGCTAATGCTATTAGTGAGTCTTGCACCAGTTCGGAGTTTTCTTTGATGTTGAATTGCTCTTGGATATGCGAAAGAAATCGGGGATCGTTTCGATTTGTTTTCTTTACTTCTTCCATTAAATCTTCTTGATCGAAGGAGATGGTCATGAGATTTTCTAGAATTTCTTTTAGCTTTTCTACACTAATAGCATCAGCACTAGCTTCCATTTCTTCTTGCATTTGCTCCATCTGCTGCGCCATTTCTTCCATTTTTTCGGCAGCATCTTGTTGCGCCTCCGAAGCTTTTTGATCTTGGCTTTTTTCGAGTGATTTGGAACTCTGCTGCATATCTTGTTTAATTGCTTGTTGCTCTTGTTCTGTATTCTTCATTTCGGCAGGGGAGTTGAGCTCTTTGTTCATTTTCTCTAGTTCTTCCATTTCTTTCTGAAGATCACTGAACTCTTTGTTTAGCTTCTCCTGATCTGCCTTTTTCTCTTCGTCGCTTTTGTTTTTATCCAGCGTTTCTTCTGATTGTTTCTTTTGCTCTTCGGCTAATTCTTCTAGTCGATCGATCATTTTATCGAGTTTTATTTCAAACTCCATCAGCTTAAATATTTCTAACGTTCGTTCTAATTCTTGCTCATACTCCTCAGAATCGAATTGAAGTTCCTTTAACGCTTCCTGAAGGTCTTTTTTGTCCATTTCTGTAAGCATGTTTTCTAGCTCCTCGAACTTTTCTTTCATCTCTTCCGACATTATCTCTTCGAAAAGCTCCTCAATCTGTTTTTGCATATCCTGACTTTCTTCAGAGAGGTTCATGAATTCAGTTTGTTTTTGAGCGTTTTTCTCGTTTTCGTTCTGAATTTTCTCCACATTCTTTCTCAGCTCCTTTTGCTTCTTGATAAGATCTTCCATTCGCTTCTTATCTGACCAATCGAGGTTTTTCTTGTTTAGGGCCTCTTTGTTGAGTTTGTCCAATTCCTTTTGAAGCTCCGAAGCATCTTTAATCGATTTTTTAAGGAGCTCTTTAATCTTGTCGTTATTCTTTGAATTCTCTTGTGCCAGCTGATTATAATCAGGTAGGTGATAAGTTTTAATTTGGGTACGGGTAGACTTGCTGCCATTAACACCATCGTTATCCCAGACTTCGAAATAGTAGAATATTTCTTCATCAGATTTTAAGCCCAAACTGCTTAGGTC from the Flavobacteriales bacterium genome contains:
- a CDS encoding ATP-binding protein, which gives rise to MEERKELRFASKLENITLVEKLIDDVCELSDIDRDYYGNILVSLTEAVNNAIAHGNQSDPTKQVTVVFQSSKDNILFKVTDEGNGFNYENLPDPTSPENLEKPYGRGIFLIKHLSDEVEFIDEGKTISISFSVPALATAS
- the ybeY gene encoding rRNA maturation RNase YbeY translates to MDDSTIFFHEENISFVLSNEQSIVTWLTKAITDYDKTVGEISFIFTTDEDLHKINVEHLNHDTLTDVITFDYCEDNEVSGDIYISIDRVKENAESFSQTFDTELHRVLIHSTLHLLGYKDKSPKDKKEMTLKEDFYLTLLPPISS